In Kwoniella pini CBS 10737 chromosome 4, complete sequence, one DNA window encodes the following:
- a CDS encoding glucose-6-phosphate isomerase: protein MSTGKPATQYQAWKKLQQLHSSKSSKLVLKELFANDPKRFSTFSEEFKASSPDVTLLLDYSKNLIDDEVLSTLFDLAREASVESFRDDMFAGKHINTSEDRAVLHVALRNPPTNGFKIDEEGVDEVEGVLKHIKEFSDSVRSGEWKGYTGKSIDTIVNIGIGGSDLGPVMVCEALKHYSKRDLKTHFVSNIDGTDLAEVLKLCNTETTLFIIASKTFTTQETITNAESAKAWFLEQAKEQSHVAKHFVALSTNAKAVTGFGISESNMFAFWDWVGGRYSLWSAIGLSIALSIGFENFQELLKGAHEMDKHFKSTPLEQNLPVILALVGIWYNDFYGAQTQALLPYDQYLKKFADYFQQGDMESNGKSVTKDGSRVDYETGPIIWGQSGTNGQHAFYQLIHQGTKLIPADFLAPVETLNPISGGKHHEILLSNFFAQPEALAFGKTEEEVRKELGAEASKNAALVKSKIFEGNKPTNSILFQKLTPGTLGALVALYEHKIHVQGAIWGINSYDQMGVELGKVLAKNILKQLGSESEVQGHDSSTTGLIHYYQKNRK, encoded by the exons ATGTCTACTGGAAAACCTGCCACTC AATACCAAGCTTGGAAAAAGCTTCAACAACTTCATTCCTCAAAATCCTCCAAGCTCGTCTTGAAGGAACTTTTCGCCAATGATCCTAAAAGATTCTCAACTTTCTCTGAAGAATTTAAGGCTTCTTCTCCTGACGTCACTTTATTATTAGATTACTCTAAGAACTTGATTGACGATGAAGTCCTTTCTACCCTTTTCGATCTCGCTAGAGAAGCTTCAGTAGAATCTTTTAGAGATGATATGTTCGCCGGTAAACACATCAACACTTCTGAAGATCGAGCTGTACTTCATGTAGCTCTTAGGAATCCACCCACTAACGGATTTAAGATTGAcgaagaaggtgtagatgAAGTTGAGGGTGTTTTGAAACACATTAAAGAATTCTCTGATTCAGTTAGATCTGGTGAATGGAAAGGTTATACtggtaaatcaattgataccATTGTCAACATTGGTATTGGTGGTTCCGATTTAGGTCCAGTAATGGTCTGTGAAGCTCTCAAGCATTACTCTAAGAGGGATTTAAAGACTCACTTCGTTTCCAACATTGATGGTACCGATCTTGCTGAAGTTTTGAAACTCTGTAATACCGAAACTACCCTTTTCATCATTGCTTCTAAGACCTTCACTACTCAAGAAACAATCACAAACGCTGAGAGTGCTAAAGCTTGGTTCTTGGAACAAGCCAAAGAG CAATCCCACGTTGCCAAGCATTTCGTAGCTCTTTCCACTAACGCCAAAGCCGTTACCGGATTCGGTATCTCTGAGTCCAACATGTTCGCATTCTGGGATTGGGTCGGTGGAAGATACTCCCTCTGGTCAGCCATCGGTCTTTCCATTGCTCTATCCATTGGCTTTGAGAACTTCCAAGAATTATTGAAAGGTGCTCATGAAATGGACAAACACTTCAAATCTACTCCCCTCGAACAAAACTTGCCTGTCATCCTTGCTTTGGTGGGAATTTGGTACAACGACTTCTACG GTGCTCAAACCCAAGCCCTTCTTCCATACGACCAATACCTTAAGAAATTCGCCGATTACTTCCAACAAGGTGATATGGAATCTAACGGTAAGAGCGTCACCAAGGATGGATCGAGGGTAGATTACGAGACCGGA CCCATCATTTGGGGTCAAAGCGGTACCAACGGTCAACACGCATTCTACCAACTCATCCACCAAGGAACCAAGCTTATCCCAGC CGATTTCCTTGCTCCTGTTGAGACTTTGAACCCTATCTCAGGTGGAAAACACCACGAAATCTTATTGTCCAATTTCTTCGCTCAACCTGAAGCTTTAGCATTCGGTAagactgaagaagaagttcGAAAAGAACTTGGTGCCGAAGCATCAAAGAACGCAGCATTGGTCAAATCCAAGATTTTCGAAGGTAACAAACCTACCAATTCTATTTTATTCCAAAAACTCACACCAGGAACTCTTGGTGCACTTGTTGCTCTTTACGAACATAAGATTCACGTTCAAGGTGCTATTTGGGGTATCAACTCTTATGATCAAATGGGTGTCGAACTTGGTAAA GTTCTTGCTAAGAATATCCTTAAGCAACTTGGTTCTGAATCTGAGGTTCAAGGTCATGATAGTTCT ACTACCGGTCTCATCCACTATTACCAAAAGAACAGAAAGTAG